One genomic window of Conger conger chromosome 7, fConCon1.1, whole genome shotgun sequence includes the following:
- the LOC133133340 gene encoding olfactory receptor 6B1-like — protein sequence MENESMVTAMVLTTFFKMEDLKYLYFFIFLLVYLSVITENIILIVVIYVNRALHEPMYIFVCNLAFNELYGSTALLPPILSNLMSNTHEVSLSCCQAQVYCLHTYAITEFTILAVMGYDRYVAICQPLQYHSTMSASKVLRCVVLSWLIPNIAFGLFFVQTLHLKVCGKIIERVYCVNYSLVKLSCADTTISNIIGLFALGVYTFPQLVIILYSYIHILRVCLCSKESQMKALKTCSPHLLAMINYSVGCFFEMCQSRLNMSYVHYGVRTFMSLYFLIFPPILNPAMYGMSIKAIRVRIIKLLKLKSEIAPASHSSDVDD from the coding sequence ATGGAAAATGAATCTATGGTGACAGCAATGGTACTGACTACCTTTTTCAAAATGGAAGACCTGAAGTACttatactttttcattttcctcctTGTGTACCTTTCTGTTATTACTGAAAATATTATTCTTATTGTAGTCATTTATGTTAATAGAGCTCTACATGAAccaatgtatatttttgtgtgtaattTAGCATTTAATGAATTGTATGGCAGCACAGCTTTACTACCCCCCATTCTGAGTAATTTAATGTCAAACACTCATGAAGTGTCTTTGTCCTGCTGTCAAGCACAGGTCTATTgcttacacacatatgcaataaCTGAATTTACTATTTTAGCAGTGATGGGTTATGACAGGTATGTTGCTATTTGTCAACCCCTGCAGTATCACAGCACCATGTCTGCTTCAAAAGTGCTGAGGTGTGTTGTATTATCTTGGCTAATCCCCAATATTGCATTTGGACTGTTTTTTGTTCAAACCCTGCACCTAAAAGTTTGTGGAAAAATAATAGAGAGGGTGTATTGTGTTAACTATTCACTTGTTAAGCTCTCCTGTGCAGATACCACAATTTCCAACATCATTGGATTGTTTGCACTGGGTGTCTACACTTTTCCACAGCTTGTAATTATACTTtactcatatatacacattcTTAGGGTCTGCTTGTGCTCCAAAGAATCACAAATGAAAGCGCTGAAAACATGTAGTCCGCACCTATTAGCCATGATTAACTATTCTGTTGGATGTTTCTTTGAAATGTGTCAAAGCAGGCTGAACATGAGTTATGTACATTATGGAGTTCGTACATTCATGTCCCTgtattttctgatttttccTCCCATCCTAAATCCTGCCATGTATGGAATGAGCATTAAAGCCATAAGAGTTCGGATTATTAAACTGCTCAAACTGAAATCTGAAATAGCCCCAGCTTCACATTCTTCAGATGTTGATGATTAA